The Chrysemys picta bellii isolate R12L10 chromosome 3, ASM1138683v2, whole genome shotgun sequence DNA window CCCCTTACGCTTCTGGCACAGCTCACAGCTCCTGCAGTAATCTCTCACCGACCCAAAAAGGTGAGGCCAGTAGAAATTCTGCTCTAGCCTGTCACACGTTTTGCCTATACCCAGATGTCCTGCAAAGGGACTATCATGAGCCAGCTTCAACAAATCATTGTGGTAACTCTCAGGTACCACAAGCTGTTTGTGAGCTGCTGCTTGGGAATTCTTCCTTCCCCTAGGCGGTTCCCTAGACAACAGCCCATCCTGCATAAAAAACCTGCCTCTCTCTTCACAGGCCGGGACCTGACTCTGAGCATCATTCCTGGCCCTCTCTAGagatacatcactctgctgagccaCAATGAATTCACTCTGGGTTTTGTTTGGATTCAGAATCATCTCTGATATTTCAGACAAACCCTCACCTGATCCATCTTGAGAGGCACTCTCTGTCTGTTTGCTGCCCCCCTCACTGCCATCGGGCAGGGTATCTGCCACAGCCCCAAATTCTTTCTGTGACCTGGTCACTACATTCACTTGGCCAGGCGCCCCCAATATGTTATTTCCTACCAAGACATCAGCCGGAATCAAATCCCAGACAGCAGCCTTCACATCCCCTTTAAAGCCATCCCACTCCAGGTGGATTCTAGCCATTGGCAGGTTCACAGAATACTCGGATAACGCCACTACCGTCACATACTCCCCCGGCAGCATGTCCTCCGGCTTCACCAGATGTCCCTTGACTATAGTTACATCCGAGCCAGTGTCTCGCCATCCCGTGCATTCAACATCATTGACCTTTGCCTCCATGATAAacctctcactcccctgccatgccTCAGTCCTGACATAACTGGTGAGCTTATCACCTCCTCCCATGCCACTGGAGACGATGGGGTTAACATTAGCTACTGCCGTGCTTGCACCTGAACTTAAGGTGGAGCTGTTGTGGCTTGGTTCAGCCTGAGTGCTCAGGGTAATGGAGTTGGCATTtatcgtggcatttggggttgctggttttgggctgcccttcagggtcgggcagtctggtctcatgtggcccagcataccacagtgatagcatgtaatcGGTTccatcctgggatgtgagttcctaccctctgggcccccttgaactcctttagaagagtcaggaccaggtttacttttaaatccttctacggggggagggatagctcagtggtttgagcattggcctgctaaacccagggttgtgagttcaattcttgagggggccacttgggtatctggggcaaaatcagtacttggtcctgctagtgaaggcagggggctggactcaatgaccttccaaggtcccttccagttctaggagatgggatatctcctcttgaactggggagaatggtaaTTATTTTTTCCCGGGGGTTTACACCCTTCtggagccctgttttgggtatgggcatccgcaatctctgctgcccgtaggactgactcagtgtccctgtcacacacagctgctctcacattgtccggcacaatgtctaagaactgttccaaagttattaaatccagcagtttttcaaaactcccatgcgcctttgctcccacaacccactttttaacaaaacccatcagcttatgagcacattctacaaaagtacaatccttagacattttgaACTccctaaacttaactctgtaagattcaggagtaaccttgaaccgccttaacacagaatccttaaaccgctcataatctaaggcttcttgttcccccaattcattaaatacctccctggcttttccagtcagtctggtcagcaggacaggcattcgctgaccctcggggatctggtacagattgcagaggcgttcaaaggtagacaaaaactcctctatatcctcagtatcattgtaaatgggacacatcctttcccagtttttctcatggcgggggggaagtggagtacccggtggggatgactttctccactcttccattacttggagctgaagtctggccgtctcctgttccgcaatgagcagctctagacgccccttacgagctctctcttctctctcatcagcctccttctttctttgatcagcctctCTTTCTAATtcagctattttttgcttctccagcaatcgaagatctgctagtttctgttcatgctcaaattgcagttgacttgtcaccctttgcatcctaatctTTTTTGCATCTTCtgtagcctcaggtaagggctgtgctcttgccccctgatcactggctattaacagatttctcagttcttcctttgtagctttctttctaaaacttatcctcttttctgaacacaaattttccagggcttttttgccaagtccctcatatgctctttgctcagacattgcagcagctctttaaccaacaaaactctcaatcccaaaattcaaatttggacagcgcggggttctgacccaaagcttgattgacctggttctgtggatcctgccgactacgccactgtgacaatgcggttctggttgtttcatggctaaatgccaagattcctgtactatgaagaacatcAGTATCTGCATtaatttgatgttaattgggttccaaacatttgccagagcttgtatggataaagtagctgttttctttagctcttggcaagatcacatgacacatacaggaaccacgctgcaagagcagatccaatccactgttgttctaactaagttttaccttgagtttgtgacggagcagggagcggggcggatttgacctggggATGTCacgggaccctcaacccagcagttctgggctttcctctcccagccttccctgctacatccctggactgcttcctgccactcctggctcccctccttgctctgggtgcactagctccaaacacgtccccctctgcccagggaggggctgccctttcccagcagcagcccctgtctgttgccagcttcctggctttatgggccccgcctgttcctgcccagctgagcctgcttgccatcaattccctgctccctggctcttcctccaggggcaccctgtggagttaatgggtctgcctggccaccttagccccgtccagtcctgtgtggggtggacaccccgtcccagggggtcatctgattgctgtttctttcaaacacagcagggagcaggggcaggttccagacagtcgcctgctgggagatattgccggacagaaggatttgatcctactcCCAACCCAGtttgtggtctctgcatttaatttccgataatccctcacctcactgtcactggatctcaccttggaagctaaagcctCTTAGTGGCCTTTCCCCTGTCATTTgaggatcctggagtgtctggttttctctgctcccgcctctctccattcactatcccctcccacccagcccccaggctggtgccccctgtgctgttgccttacggtatcagaacttcatccaggtgtctggccagGTACTGAATATTCCTCTCAATGATCCTGAGGGTgggagccaaggggagctgctccaggacCATGCCGAGGCTGTGGAACAGTGAGAGCAGGTAGCCGAGTGCAGGAGCTAAGGGGTGGTTTGTGCTGCCTCGCAGCACCTGCCTGATTCACTGTGGTGTTACTCCAATTTCATGCCATTCTCCCAGGGGTTATGCTGGTGACgccattccagaaggatgttctcaatgaaagagaagtcagaaaaaagCCTCAAGACTGATTCAAAGGTTAGAAACCTGCCGCCTAGTGAGAGACTCAccgagctcaatctctttcgcttaacggagagaaggttacggggtgactcgGTCACAGTCtccaagtacctacatggggtgctggggaggggctgcagggagccagggtcttgctcacctctgatgcgtgcagtccctttgtgatgtcgggacccgcctggtcctggccctttatgatgcgtcactggaacaaacagcctctcgggagagatccagtggcagcaccagcagtgagcccagtgtccagaccgtcctccccagcacgaggatggggatcacgcagagctggttctctgcctgctggggcagcccctgggtgctgtacacctgcgtccttctggtcctggtcatctggatggccatggcgacccagcacagtttctccaggagaagcaggatgtaGGAGaaccctctcccccaacccccctgcagccGTCCTGCGTGCTCAGCCGAGCTTGCCTGGATACAGCCCCATGGAAGGGAGGGtgggtgcagggccggccttagcaagagtggggcccaattcctgggggcggggcttgccagcggcaagccccgcccccaggaatcgggtcCCGCTCGGGCTGGGGTCGCGGGGTTTgggtccgggccggagccgctggggcctgagccagaggtgttcgggccggggccgggccggcgccccggggcccgagccggggccgggggtgctcggccggggccggagccgtggggctgtgctgggggtgctcggccggaactggggccgctgTCCCGGGGCccgtgccgggctggagccagagccgccggggccgctcggccagggccggactgggccacgcTGCGCCTCCCAGAAGCcctccttgcgcccccccccttacctgttgctgccgccgcctgccccttttcagacttcccgcgaacatctgattcgcgggaagcaggggagggggaggagcagggggcggagcattcaggggaggggaggagggggaagtgagctgggggcggagtggacagctgcggggccctcttaggcgcggggcccaattcagccgaatcggctgaatcggcttaaagccggccctgggtgggtggatgggagcGCCCGAGggcccctgttctgaccaggccccattgggctggcaggacacatccacagagagagacagggccacagaccgagctccTGGCTCCATTCATgggttgttccttactgccccgacCACCCCAGCTAGTACTAGAAATGCCAGGGCTCTCCCTCCTGGTTCCCTGGCACCCCGGCACTGAGCCGCCTCTGGCCAGTTATTCCCTTACGCGCGGGGAAACTAgcgtgaccagacgtcccgattttgacgggacagtcccgattttaggggacttgtcccgcgtcccgaccttaccttggtcgggacgcactttgtcccgatatccaGGGACCGCGGCAAGCCGGCGCCACCCACGTGTTCTtccggggccctggggcagcgctgCACAGCTGAGCGAGGCACACAGAGTGAGGCAGCAGGGAGGAATATTCCACAGCTCGGGTGCATGCTGGGGGGCGCGGCTTGTAGACGCTGGCAGTGGGCAGAGAgactgagtccccccccccccgccccgaccccCAGCCACACGACCCTCCAggctaggagccagagcggggcctgcctgctggatgcttgcTTGCTgcatgctgctgctccagcctcctGGTAAGCAATCAACTTACTCCGGCTGCTTTTGCTGTGGCTAGTTGGCTGtatgtgtgcgggggggggggggggggggggatccgcTGGGAGGCAGCAAGAGcgcggggtgctgggggggctttTGTAGAGTCGCTGTTCTGCTCTGCTGACGCAGGGGGCCGCTGGCCTGGTgagcatgggggcagggagccacATTCTTTCAGAGGGGGCTAAGCATAGCAGTACCTACACCCCCCAGCCCGCTGGGAAGCAGCTCCTCTCTTGTGGAGGAAGGTGCCAGTGGGGGGTGAGGACATTGAGTGATTGGGGGgggtgaaaataaaatgaaaatagggGAGGAAAGAAATAAGCCAACGAGGGCGACTGtccagcagggttggggggagggaggctcaagTTGTGACAAATGTTCTCAAGTTTTCAATGAatcctgtgtgcctcagtttcccctaaatTTTGCATGGCAACCCAGTGGGGGAATGGCCAAGCAGGTGTGAAACCTGGAGGCCAAAGGGGGGACTCCCAGGGAGGGTGTGGGCGAAGTGACTCCGATTCTGAACAGCTGCGGAGAAGGGAGCGGGGTGGGCTCAGGGGACACCCCCGCTacctcccagctgggggctgcaaggCTTTAGGAAACGGGGTGAGCCCAGCCCTTACCTCTCTTGCTCTTGCCAATCTGCCCcgcttgggggcaggggcggcaggttaTATGGGCTCGTGGTGCCCGAGCACCAGGAATATTCAAggctgggggctgtgctccaccaatatttggagctgggtttctcccttggccctgcctggagcgggcCCCGGCCCCTGTAGGCCACCCCCcaagtcccttcccccaccccagagcttccctgcctgaaagaaaagAGCCCAGTGCCTCTCCCTTGCTTACTTCTGCTTCTGCCTAAGGGCTATCGCacaagagcagcaggagggggagagggaaggggggatgggggaggaggcacacatgtgcttggcagcccccctcccctcccctcccctcccctcccccggcaacCACCTGGAGGAGACGCCAAGGGGACTTCTTGCCAGGAGACGGACATCTGGAGTGGatctcactcacctgagcagctgctggggctttggtgagtgtttgaccctgtgatccacccaccccccctcagcccccactccTGCTCAACGTTGGGCAAGgggcatccccaccccccacccccagtgaggggcaacaggctgcagcaggggaggaaggaagccacatgtgatggcagccccctccacccacccaccagaggggagatgggggaggggggcttcctagccctgagcagctggggcttgggtgaattttgtgacacccccctgccccacagccaccaccctgcagtccccactcctgccccacactgggcaaggggcagccccatccccagtgaggctatggtgaggggcaggagcaggggaggccacacatgcagggccggcgcttccactaggcggtcgccttgggcggcaggatttggggggtggccccaccccagcccaccccagagcccttatCTGAGGGGAAAGACACGCAACTTAAAGTTCTTTGTTTAGTGTTCAAATAAATCTGTATGTTTAAATCTGGATTATGATTGTCTATAATTTAGACTCACTGATTCCAGGCCTCTGTGAGGTAGTTTGCTTCAGCTGTCCGTGGCTGAAGCTGCGGCTgaaggcaggactggggcctccCCTCTGTGACTGCGGCTGGAGCCAGACCTAGAACCAGGACCCTtcgctcccctgccctgcacctggaTCTCACTTTGCAACCAGgatcctgcgcccctgtcctgcagcTTCAGGCGGGGGTTGGAGCCggagccctgtgcccctggccccaTGGCTTCtactgggggctggagctggggccatgagtccttgccctgtgtcttgtggtgcgggctgcagcaggggccgtacaacccctctcgcagcttgCTAGGGCCCCCCCTCATGGCtgtgtgcacctgtgtctgtcatcatcgtctctcccccccccccccgctcgccgccgccccttcccccgcccccctcccccccccgctcgcccaatgtgtcctgatatttcactcttgtgatCACCCTAGGGGAAGCTGACCAGcaaaccctcccagctccctcccaaagCCACAAGCTTTCCTGGGTCCCTGGCCTCCCAGCCGGCCAGGGAGAGGGCAGGcaagggggggtagggggaggaagggggaagccgGGACAGATCTTTGGACACCCGTTGGCTGCGGTCAGTTGGGGATCCTGCCTTGGGCGGGCAGAGTCCTGCCTCCATCCCAGATCAGTTGGGGAGCTGGGTCACAGGTGGGAACCAGGCGAGCcgggaagggaagaggaagtcaGAGCACATTGCAAAGCCCAAGGGCCTAGTCCCCATTCGACTCAGAACACCGGGGGCAGAAATCACCCCCCGCAAGGGTCAGGCCCAGGGCCCACGGACAGCGAAGGAGGAacctgctgctcctccccccgGGTTACTCTGCGGCTGATCCCGTTTCGGCTCCGGGCAGGGTGCCCGGCCGGCTACAGTGTCTGTGCCTGTCACCCAGCTCCCCAAAACAACCGGGCCTTGAACGGCTCAGCCGGCCCCAGTCCCAGAACTAACGTCCCAGCACACGGCCCTGCTTGGGCTTCCTGGTGCCGGGGTCCCCAGAGCCCCGGGGGCGATGCGGCAGCTCCTACAGCCTCGGTTTCTTGAGTCTGTAATCCGCAGCTCAGCTGGGCCCAGGACAGGGGGCAGCCTGGAATCCAAGGGGCTGAGAACGTGCCAGGGGCAGCCTGGTGCCCAGGCAATAGAAAGGGGAGCCCGGGGCATTCCCCCCAGCCTGTGTTCCCTGGCGTATGGCCATGGGCTGGGTGAGGGGCAAGGGCGAGCCAGGGACCCCTTGGCATGTAGCTGCCCCTGTCCGTACCCACAGCATCCAGACGGGTCTGTACTAGCCTGTGTGTGAAACCACGCTTACATCTCTGGATTTAGCGTGCTAGCGGGAGGGGATGTAGCGTGAATctgtctgtgtgagctgggaatcaccctGGCAGCTCCAAGGGCAGGTGGGGCCCATGCGGGTGGGTCCGGGGGCAGCAGAACAGCCCAGACGCTCGGGGTGAGCTGGCTCCAGTGGGGCGCGGCTGCGGAGGCTGTGGGCACAGCCTGGCCTTTCTCCCAGGGCCCAGCTGTGACGCTGGTGTGGCGATGCCCCGATGTCGGGGGGGGACCCGGGATTATTCCAATGACACTCGGGTGGGAGCCCGGGGCGTGGCAGAAGGAGCCTGGAGTTCTCcagctgcaggaggtggagggaagCGCGGGAACCCCTGGcaccgggctgggctgggtgggaggcTGGCACTGCACGGCCTCAGTCTGGGTACCACGTAACTCTGCCGCTTCCTTGGCTCCCACAGGCTCTTCGGGTCAGCAGGCTCCGGCGGAGGGGGACGGAGGGCGAGGGAGAAGATAAGGCCCTGCCACACGCTCCCTGCTGGCTCCCGGGCTCAGAATCCCAGGGCCTTTCCCAAGCCCTGCACCCTGGCCCAGGGGTCCCACACGAGGCCCCCCAGGCTTGGCCTGCCCCTGGGGATGGGAGCGGGAGCcaaggtgctgactggagccgggATAAGCTGACATGGTGCTAACGAACTGTCGCCTGGGGGCTTTGCCGCGATGGAGGCAAACGCCCAATTGTCTGTCCCCTCTGGCAGGTTGTCCCCATGTCCTCCAGGGCTTTGTGCAGGCTAATGGTGAgcatcgggggggggagggggggctaccTGTCCTTCCCAGGAGCCTCCAGAACAGGGCAGCTTTGCCCGCAGGAGGCACTGCGCACTGCCCAGCAGATCTTGTCTTTCTTTCACCCCGTCTGCTCTGGCTTGGATCGGGGAGCAGCCCCCTGGCACTCCGTTGCTGTGCATCATACCAGGGCTTGCAAGGCCAAGGCTGCTAGGTGCTGCCAGCCCCTGGTATTTGCCAGAGAGTTTTCCTGGGATCCCGCACACGGGCGAGACCCATTTCTGCAGGATGGGGCACCGGCTGGGTTATTTGCACCAGGGCGAGGCACCGTCTGGGTTTCTGGTACGGGGACAGCTCACCGGCcgggttcacagccctggcacgaTGCCCTGGCCGGGTTCACGGTGCTGGGACTTCACCCTGGCCAggttcacagccctggcagagagTGAGAGGGGCCCGGCGTGGTGCTGGCGGAGCGTTTCATTGGGCCCTGGGCTCCCAAAAGCTCAGCGTGCCAGGTCCTGGACCAGCAGCGCAGAGCGGCCTGGGGCCAGGGCACTGGAATGAGGGGGCCGGGGGGCCATGCCCTCTGACTTTTGACTGGCTGTAAGGGCGAGCAACGGGAGGCCGGGGGTGCAGAGAAGAAGGGTCTTGGAGGGAAGCAGGGGCGAAGGAGCGGGGCTTGGTGTGGGGGCGAGGCCTCGGGGTTAGGAGCAGGGCGGGAGTGGGGATTCGGGGTTGGGGCGGTACGGGTGGGCGGGGTCACGGTTCCGGTGCCCGTGGCCCCCGCTACATTCAGGCCCCATCTCTCCTCAGAAGCCCTCTCTGCTGTTCTGTTCTAGGTGCAAAGAAggagcaggggaagcagccgcgtGAGCGGCTGGGCCGGGACCCCCCCAAGTCCTGCTCGCCGAGCCCCCGGGCACCGCTCCATCCGCCAGCTGCTGGGTGACGACGCAGACTGCGCCCTGTGCAACGCGGCGGCCCGGCAAGCTGAGTGGCTGCTGTACACCAACAGGGCCGGCGCGTGGGTCCCTGCTGGGCCAGGgccacctccccctcccgccTCCGGCTCCAAAGGGAGGCACGTGCTGGACAGCCGCCATGGCCCGGGGGGAAGCAGCCTCTGTCTCGGGAAATCATGGGCCCCCTGGAAATGGACTATTGCACGTGCTCCTCTCCGTCGTCTCTGGAGGGCAGCGAGTCCAGGGCCTCTGACTGGTCTGCGGGAGAAAGTGCTCGCGCAGCCTCTCGCCCAGCGCCCGAGGAGCCCACACTGGCAC harbors:
- the LOC135982612 gene encoding uncharacterized protein LOC135982612, with protein sequence MLGGAACRRWQWAERLSPPPPAPTPSHTTLQARSQSGACLLDACLLHAAAPASWLFGSAGSGGGGRRAREKIRPCHTLPAGSRAQNPRAFPKPCTLAQGSHTRPPRLGLPLGMGAGAKVQRRSRGSSRVSGWAGTPPSPARRAPGHRSIRQLLGDDADCALCNAAARQAEWLLYTNRAGAWVPAGPGPPPPPASGSKGRHVLDSRHGPGGSSLCLGKSWAPWKWTIARAPLRRLWRAASPGPLTGLREKVLAQPLAQRPRSPHWHRCILLLRGPRHTGWTATWRRTLWAPSTCRPASYAPRPSLPTRNTGGK